One window of the Mycteria americana isolate JAX WOST 10 ecotype Jacksonville Zoo and Gardens unplaced genomic scaffold, USCA_MyAme_1.0 Scaffold_37, whole genome shotgun sequence genome contains the following:
- the LOC142403519 gene encoding olfactory receptor 14C36-like encodes MANSSSITQFLLLPFTDTWELQLLHFWLFLGIYLAALLGNGLIITAVACDCRLHTPMYFFLFNLSFLDLGSISTTVPKSMANSLWDTRDISYAGCTAQVFLFAFLITAEISLLTIMAYDRYVAICKPLHYGTLLGSRACANMAAAAWGSGFLNAMVHTANTFSLPLCQGNAINQFFCELPQILKLSCSNSYLREVGVVLVGICLTSGCFIFIGLSYVQIFRAVLRIPSEQGRHKVFSTCLPHLAVVSLFFSTAMFAYLKPPSIASPSLDLVMAVLYSVVPPTLNPLIYSMRNKELKDAIRKVISWLFLHSDKLPFSLHK; translated from the coding sequence atggccaacagcagctccatcacccagttcctcctcctgccattcacGGAcacatgggagctgcagctcttgcacttctggctcttcctgggcatctacctggctgccctcctgggcaacggcctcatcatcaccgccgtagcctgtgactgccgcctccacacccccatgtacttcttcctcttcaacctctccttccttgacctgggctccatctccactactgtccccaaatccatggccaattccctctgggacaccagggacatttcctatgcaggatgcactgcccaagtgtttctgtttgccttcttgattacagcagagatttctcttctcaccatcatggcctatgaccgctacgttgccatctgcaaacccttgCACTATGGGacgctcctgggcagcagagcttgtgccaacatggcagcagctgcctggggcagtggttttctCAATGCTATggtgcacactgccaatacattttcactaccactctgccaaggcaatgccataaaccagttcttctgtgaactgccccagatcctcaagctctcctgctccaattcctacctcagggaagttggggttgttttggttggTATCTGTTTAACATctgggtgttttattttcattggactgtcctatgtgcagatcttcagggccgtgctgaggatcccctctgagcagggacggcacaaagtcTTTTCCACGTGCCttcctcacctggctgtggtctccctgtttttcagcactgccatgtttgcctacctgaagcccccttcCATCGCTTCCCCTTCCCTAGATCTGgtgatggctgttctgtactcagtggtacCTCCAACgttgaaccccctcatctacagcatgaggaacaaggagctcaaggatgccatTAGGAAAGTGATTTCGTGGCTGTTTCTCCATAGTGATaaacttcccttctctctgcacaaaTGA